ACAGCTCTGCGAGTGATCGGCCTTGCCCAGGTAGATGTAGCAGAGCCGCAGAGACGGTCGCTGACCGCGGGTCGCGCGAGCCGACCGGAGCAGATCCCACAGCGCTGCTGCTGCCCCGTTCCCCTGGCATGGGCAAACCGCGCATCAAGAGCGGGGGGGAACGATGAGCGACGTTGAGCATCCTGTCTGTACAAGGGCAGTCTTGCCTGGACCAGGCTGACTCTCGTCTGGCTGACTGCCTTGCTTCCAGAGCGAGGGAGAGTGGCTTTGCAGCAGCGGCAAGAAGAGAAGAACAGCAGTACGAACAGCGTAGCAACCCACTGCCCATACTGTGCCTTTCAGTGCGGTATGCTCCTTGGGGGCAGCCCACAACAAATCTGGATCGAGGGAGACAGGAGCTTTCCCGTGAACAGGGGAGGGCTGTGTCTCAAAGGATGGACCTCTCCCCAGACGCTGGCCCATGCTGAACGCCTCCAGACGCCGCTCAAGCGCCAGCCCGATGGGCGTCTGCTGCCGGTCTCCTGGGAGGAAGCGCTGGACAGCATTGTGCAACATATCCAGGCCACCCAGCAGCGCTATGGGAGGGAGGCCGTTGGCGTCTTCGGTAGCGGGGCCTTGACCAACGAAGAGGCCTATGTGCTCGGCAAATTCGCCCGCCTTGCCCTGAACACCTCCCAGATCGATTACAACGGGCGCTTCTGTATGTCCTCGGCAGCGGAGGCGATGAATCGCGCCTTTGGCCTCGACCGGGGGCTGCCCTTCCCTCTGGAGGACCTGGCCCAGGCCGAGGTCATCCTGCTGGCGGGAAGCAATATCGCCGAGACCATGCCCCCGCTGATGCAGTATCTGGATCGACAACAGCGAGCCGGTGGCCTGCTCATCACGGTTGATCCCCGCCACAGTGTCACAGCGCGCTCAGGACAACGGCACCTCCAGCTCACACCCGGCAGCGATGCAGTGCTGGCTAATGGCCTGCTGCACATTCTGATCCGCGACGGCCTGCTCGACGGGGAGTACATCGCCCAGCGCACCAGCCACTTTGAGGCAGCACGGGCGATGGCCGCCGCCTATTGGCCGGAGCGGGTCGAGCGTCTGACCGGTGTGCCCGAGCGAGAGCTGATTGAAGTCGCCCACCTGCTGGGCCAGGCTCGCTCTGTCATCATCCTGACCGGACGTGGCGTCGAGCAGCAGCGCCAGGGGGTGACCAATGTGCTGGCCTACATCAACGTGGCCCTGGCGCTTGGCCTGGTTGGCAAGCCTGGCAGCGGCTTTGGTAGCCTCACTGGCCAGGGCAACGGCCAGGGCGGACGCGAGCATGGGCAAAAAGCCAATCAGCTCCCGGGCTATCGTCGGATCGACGACCCGGCGGCCAGGGCCGCCATTGCCCGCGTCTGGGGCGTTGACGAGAGAGAACTGCCAGGACCTGGCCGCTCTGCCTACGAGCTGCTCGCCAGCCTGGGCACCCCAGGAGGGGTGCGCTGTCTCTTCGTCATGGGCAGTAACCTGGCTGTCTCCGCCCCCAATGCTTTGCACATCGAAGAGCGGTTGGCGGCCCTCGATTGCCTGATCGTCTGTGACTTCTTCTTGTCCGAGACGGCGCGCCTGGCCACGATCGTCTTGCCGGTCACCCAATGGGCTGAAGAGGAGGGCACCCTTACCAACCTCGAAGGCCGCGTCATCCACCGACGGCGCGTCTTTCAGCCACCTGCAGGCGTCTGGGACGAGATCACGCTGCTCTGCGAGCTGGCCAGGCGCCTGGGCAAAGGCCAGTATTTCCCCTTCAGCAACGCTCGTGACGTCTTCGAAGAACTCAGACGTGCCAGTGCTGGGGGCCTGGCCGACTATGCCGGCATCACCTATGAAAAGATCGATGCACAGCAGGGAGTTTTCTGGCCCTGCCCGACGCCAGAGCACCCGGGCACGCCTCGCCTCTTCGCCGACGGCTTCCCGACTGCTGACGGACGCGCTCGCTTTCATGTCACCCACTACCAGGGGCCTGGCGAAGAGCCAGACCGCGACTATCCCCTCTATCTCAGCACGGGGCGCATTCTGGCCCATTATCAGTCAGGCAGCCAGACCAGGCGCATCAGCCAGCTGCAAGCCCTCTGCCCCGAGCCGTTGATCGAGATTCACCCAACGACAGCCAGAGAGCATGGCCTCTCTGAAGGGGACCTGGCTCTGCTCTCAACTCGCCGGGCAAGCATGCAGGGCCGTATCAGGATCAACGAGACGATTCGCGAGGATACGCTTTTCGTCCCTTTCCACTGGGGAGATGCTCAAGCAGTCAACCGTCTGACTAATCCCGTGCTCGATCCAACCAGCCGCATGCCTGAGTTCAAGATCTGCGCCGCGCGGATCGAGCGGCTGGCCAATCCAGGTGAGTAGTACGCACAGGGAGGGAGCAACGCAGATGACGAGGAAACAGCGACTCGTGGTCATCGGCAATGGCATGGGCGGAGCCCGCCTTGTCGAAGAGATCGTCAGCCGCCCAGGAGGAGAGCGCTACGACATCACCGTGCTGGGGGCCGAGCCTTACGGCAACTACAACCGTATCCTTCTCTCAGGAGTCCTGGACGGCAGCTATTGCCCCGAGCATATCTTTCTCCATCCTCTGGCCTGGTACGAGCAACACAATATCAGGCTCTACGCCGGTCGGGCCGCCGTCAGCATCGACTGGCAGGATCACCGTGTACAGACTGCAGATGGCTCCTGGGAACCCTACGACTGCCTCGTGATTGCCACCGGCAGCAGTCCCTCTCTGCCGCCTCTGGCCAACCTCGTGCGCGAGGATGGTCAACTCATCTCAGGCGCCTTTACGTTCCGTACCCTGGACGACTGCCAGGCCATCCTGGCCCACAGCAGCCGCGCCAGATGTGCCGCCGTTATCGGCGGGGGCCTCCTCGGGCTGGAGGCCGCCAGCGGTCTGGTCAGGCGCGGTCTGGAGGTCCATCTCATCCATCGCTCTCCTCACCTGCTTAATCTCCAGCTCGATGCAGCAGGCAGCGCTATCTTGGCGCGGCTCATCGGCGAGCAAGGGGTCCAGCTTCACCTCGGCAAGGAGACGGTGGCTGTCCTTGGGCAAGACCGGCTCTGTGGCCTGCGCTTCAGCGATGGCAGCGAACTCGCCTGTGACCTCTGCATCATCGCAACCGGCTCCCGCCCCAATACCGATCTTGCCCGGACAGCAGGTCTGGCCGTCAGGCACGGCATCGTGATCGACGACGACCTGGCCTGCAGTGTCCCCGATGTTTTCGCCCTCGGTGAATGCGCCGAGCACCGGGGGCAGACCTACGGGCTGGTCGCCCCCGCCTGGGAGCAGGCTCGCATCCTGGCAGAGCGTCTGACTGATAGGGCCAGTCGCAAGCAGTATACTGGCTCAGTGCTCTCCACGCGACTCAAAGTGAGCGGTCTCGATCTGACGGTGATGGGCGATAAAGAGCCGGCCAGCAACAGCGACGAAGTCATTACTTACGCCGAGCCTGCCCGTGGAATCTACAAGAAGCTGATTGTGCGTGAGGGGCGTCTGCAGGGCGCCATCTTGCTGGGCGATCTGCCGGGCAGTGTCCCTGCCGCCCGTCTGGTGC
Above is a window of Thermogemmatispora onikobensis DNA encoding:
- a CDS encoding molybdopterin oxidoreductase family protein, which codes for MALQQRQEEKNSSTNSVATHCPYCAFQCGMLLGGSPQQIWIEGDRSFPVNRGGLCLKGWTSPQTLAHAERLQTPLKRQPDGRLLPVSWEEALDSIVQHIQATQQRYGREAVGVFGSGALTNEEAYVLGKFARLALNTSQIDYNGRFCMSSAAEAMNRAFGLDRGLPFPLEDLAQAEVILLAGSNIAETMPPLMQYLDRQQRAGGLLITVDPRHSVTARSGQRHLQLTPGSDAVLANGLLHILIRDGLLDGEYIAQRTSHFEAARAMAAAYWPERVERLTGVPERELIEVAHLLGQARSVIILTGRGVEQQRQGVTNVLAYINVALALGLVGKPGSGFGSLTGQGNGQGGREHGQKANQLPGYRRIDDPAARAAIARVWGVDERELPGPGRSAYELLASLGTPGGVRCLFVMGSNLAVSAPNALHIEERLAALDCLIVCDFFLSETARLATIVLPVTQWAEEEGTLTNLEGRVIHRRRVFQPPAGVWDEITLLCELARRLGKGQYFPFSNARDVFEELRRASAGGLADYAGITYEKIDAQQGVFWPCPTPEHPGTPRLFADGFPTADGRARFHVTHYQGPGEEPDRDYPLYLSTGRILAHYQSGSQTRRISQLQALCPEPLIEIHPTTAREHGLSEGDLALLSTRRASMQGRIRINETIREDTLFVPFHWGDAQAVNRLTNPVLDPTSRMPEFKICAARIERLANPGE